Below is a window of Musa acuminata AAA Group cultivar baxijiao unplaced genomic scaffold, Cavendish_Baxijiao_AAA HiC_scaffold_1139, whole genome shotgun sequence DNA.
AAGCAATTTGCTTTGGCCACCAACAATTTGAGACAACCATCACAATCTTATGATGACAATAATTGTGGTGAGAGAGCAGACCTCACCATGAATTGGTATTTTGTCATCACAGCTTACATGTAACAAGAAAATGATACAGAATAGAAGGTGGTGGTGACGAAGACACAAGCTATCAGTCCCACATTATTACAGCAACTTGGACAAACACTTCACCTCCTTCCTCTTGCTTTGGGCAGCAGATGAGACTTGCTTCGTTAGCGGAGACCACAAGGTGTTCGATGTCAGACCATTATGCAGCGGTACGTCGGCCGCAACCATGTCCGACGACCGACAAGAGCGCCTTCTTCACCGGCGCGGCCCTGCGTCGCATCCCAAAGCACAAGGTTGACTCAGGCGGCCCGTCCTCGGGCTCCTCGCCATAGCCGACGGCCGAGAAGTACGACAGCGGGCTcaaggaagaggaagacgagggGAGGGACGAGGAAGGCGAGATGTGGACCTTCCTTAGGCTGAGCTTGGGGAGCATGGCGCGGATGAAGCTGGACTTGCAGGACTTCATGGAGCTCTTGCTCCTGGGGGTGTAGAAGTAGGAGGGGGGAGGGGTGAGGGGAGGGAGCGCAGCGGTGGAGCTGACGTGCTTGGGGGTTCCAGGCTGAGACTCCCACTGGAATGGCACAGCCCCGGACGCCACTCCATAGTAGACTCTAAAGGAAGGGTTGGCCACTGACCTCTCCTTAAAGAGGAGCCTGCAGCAGAGCTTGTCATCCTGCTTGCTTTGGTTTGAGCCTGTGTGGAGATCTGAGCTAATGGGGAACATCTTTGGCtgtgctgaagaagaagaagaagaagaagaagaagaagggaggacaGTGATGAGCTAAAAATTGAAATCAGTACGTACCTCACACAAATGAATGCTTTGCTGGTTTGAAGGACGTATTAAACAACACAGTGAGGTCTGGTTATAAATATAGACTTTGCACATGTAGAGAGGATTGCTTGCCTTCTGACATTTTTATTAGaagcttttgttttttttttaccatGAATTACACAAGTCATGGAAATAATCTTTGTATTTGCTGAGAATGTCCAAATTCATAATCTTACAAAGAAGTTTATTCTTCTACAATAGCCTCACTCATGGCTATGACACAATTATTCTTGTAATAAAGCATGGAGGCACTGTAAACTTGGATAATTCCTTGAAGTTTCAAtgagttttggcaagtttttccaACATAGTTAGCCTCTCTTCCAATCATAATTTTCTCTTATGAGTTGAAATTTGAGAAAACTTTACAGTATTAATAACAAGGCTGTATTGTATATATTGACTCTATTCTAGTGAGAATATGATAATCAAAAATAGAACTCATGGAGTGGATCAACAAGAGACTGATATCAAGACATGGATGGTCACTGAATCATATGCATTCAAGTTGGAACCATGTGAtcatggtctctctctctctctcaacactATAAAAATACTCCATGTCAAGGCCCATTTAATCTATACTACAAGTAGATCATAGTCATAATGGAAGGAATATGTTAAGAGCTTCTTGGGGCTAGAGATGGACTTATTTTTACTACCCAATCCCAAGACTCCCATGTCATATTCAATCCTACAGTTGATAGCAAGCCAAAGAAACAGATTTGAGCACTGTAGGTCAATTAAGAATGAAATGACAAGTCTGTCTTTTTTATTTGAGTAGTACATAATGGAGAGTCAAGGACATCTTATCTTTGTTTCTATTAGCTTTTCAAACACTTGAGCATGGAAGGAAAGTGATGCAATTGTGCTGCAACTGGAATATTCCTCTCTGTTTCATGATCAAATTGCATCATTGTTGGGCTGCTCCAAAGGCTAAGAAGGGAGAAAGGGATGGATTAACTTGCAAGTAATCTCATAGCAAAGTGGATCATAAAGAAACTTATTAAAGGGGATTGAAtagtatcaaaagaaatatatggaTGAGTATTAGCATTATGGTAATatcttttatgatttataattaaTATTCGAGTCATGAAATTCATTTCTTTTTTCTCGAAGGTAATATATCTTTATGGCGCATTTGGTTGTCAAGAATGACCTTACCATTAATCGTCGATCATGATAGTTCATAACATCTCTGTCTGAAAATAAAATGTTACATTTTTAGTGGAATCATTAGGCTCTGTTTGTGATTAtttacattatgtaatttcatTGTTTTCAGAAGTAACAATACGAAAATGTAAAATTTATGAAAGCTACCATTTTGCGTCTCAAGAAACAGAAAAACTTGGAAACCAAATTAGCTCCCTGAAAACAAGATTTAAACTCTGTTTGTGATTACTTGCACTGTGTGATTTCATAGTTTTCAGAAGAAAgagtacaaaaaataaaaaattttgggGTCTAAGATTttgtatctcaagaaacaaaatttcatGGAAAAAATAAACACATTCTATAATTTTATTGTTTTAAGATGTAGGCATACAAATATTAGAAATTCTGAAGGCTAAGAGTTTGTATTTCAAGAAACAGAAATTTTCAGAAACAGAGGTAGCAACTTGAAAACAAGACTTAGGCTCTGCTTGTGAGTATTAACATTCTGTGTATTCATTATTCTATGGAATGAATTGGTAAAATATGTATGGTTTCCATGAACTGTGCTATTGTTTCAAAGATTTCCAAAGCTAAAATTTTGCATCTGAAAGTAGAAGAAAGGTTCAGAAACAAAACATACACAATGAGAACAAGATCCATGATATAAATTTGTAGAAAATGAGAATCCAAATTCTTTTCCCTACTTGATAATATTTGGCCTATCAAACTCATCTTCTGCATTTGATGGCTTGGTCAAGATATCAATGGATGACTGCCAAATTCTTTAGTATAAGATCTTGGATGACTTGTATGATGACTGAATCACAAAGTTGAACATGTTGCCTCTCTGACAAATGAAAGAGAATCAGATCCCTGATAATAACTCATCATCATGTTTTTCCTCTTTGACAAATGAAAGTTGAACATGTTGCCTGAAGCTTTCCCTCAAAGAAACTGTCTGAAGAGCTTAGTATTATTATTTTACTCTCTGAAGTCTTCTCCATCAAGAAGTCTTCAGAGAGTAAACTATAGCTCTCATTTGGAGCAGGCTTCATGTCTTATTGTCAGTAGAAGTGTCTTGTGCATGACATAATTGACTACCAAGGTGTATGATTCAAGTGTAAGAAAGTATTAGGATTGCTCTACAAACAATGATGTCATCTGTCATCTATCTTGCAAATCAAACATACACAGAACTTGGCTTTGGTGTCATCAAACATTATTTGCTAAATTTTTGTGGAATTTATAGCTTAATTGATCCTAAAATATAATAGCTTGACCTAAACTTTTATGGGCTGCCTTTGTAGGGTCTTATTAAACTGCCAAAATGTGATGTGGCTTTTGGGTTAAATGGCTCAAGAAAGAATATAATGATAAATATCAAGGAAATGAtgagaaaggagagaaaagttgAGAGAGGGTGAGAAATGGCAGTGGGaaagagaaaaggaagaagaaagagggtTCTAAATAGTAGAGATAATGCTTAGTAGAGGATAATCTCCATATAATGGTAGGATTACTTCTTTCTAATGTTGGTGATCTgatttaaaataacaaaaataggtaatatatttttagaaataaGATGGTATATATTGATCTTTCCAAAATTTCATCAAACCATCCATTTTTTTCATGTTAGAAAAAAAagctatttattattattatttatttaagtgTGACTAAAAGTTACAATCCTTATGCACCAAAGAAGTTGTCAATAATATAGCAAACAATCTCAAAACATTAGTcactatttaaaaataataatatttagtaGACAAAAAATAAACTAATGTAATTTATAGAAATATATTGCAATTTTTTTGACAATTCTTAAATTTATCTAAACTAGCTTTTACTTGGAGTCTTAAGCTTTTGAAAGTAATAATGAGGAGAATGGAAAATGGAGGAGTATATGGAGTATGAATTTTATGTAGTTTATCTTCTATTGCATACCTAGAAACTTTAATTAAGTTTAAATTTCTTTAGGGACATAAAAAAGATGAGTTTGGAAATACAATGCATGCAAAatttaaaagtatatatatatatatatctcctaaATCTAAATTTGGAAATGAAGTGAAAAAAAGGATAATTAGCTATTTTCCATCTTTTGTTATTACTATAGAGGTTAATATAATACAAACATGCACGCactcatatacatatatgtaaaaataataattttaattatgatttttatgtgTAATTATCAAGACCTTTAAAGATTAAATACAATGTATGTTTTATATATGTGctaaatataaaatttgaaatcAACTGAAAACAATATGACAATTTggccatttttctttttttgttattaAGCTAACTAATGTGACATTATAGAGGCTAATATAACATACATAAGatgttaattattttaatatatatatatataatatttttaagaaaattaataccAATTGAAGTTTCAACATTGTAACCATCCAGATCTTTAATAATTACAATGTAACTATGACTAATGTATTGtgatatatttaaaattagaaataaagtgaaaaaaatatggcAATTTTTCCTTTTATGTTTATGTTAGTcatttttctcctattgttattaaGCTACCTAATATGATTTTATAGAGGCtcctataacatatatatatttttgcattAGTGCATTGTAGTACACCATTTAAAGtcatgaaaatatatttttcagaaaatatctaaaaatataaaatattttttacaaaTTTAATTTCTATCGAACTTTCAATGTTGTAATTATCTAGACCTTTAAAAATTAAAtacaatgtacatatgccttataTATGTGTGCTAAATTTAAATTAGAaatcaagttatatatatatatatatatatatatatatatatatatatatatatatatatatatatcatttttctcCTTTTATTATTAGGCTAACTAATCTGACTTTATAGGggctaatatatattataaacatttttttgaaaatatatttattatttttttaagaaaattattgtTAATTGAAGTTTTTTAGTTGATTTAAAGATTAAATACAATGTGTGCAAGATTTATTAGTAGGATAATATTACTgtgctaaatttaaatttagaaatcaaatgaaaataaaaaaagaacagcCAATTGTCTTCTTTTGACTAACTAATGTGAGCACAGCATCCGCAACACGTAGGAGACATATAATGAACTGTTTTTGTGGGATCCAATCCTTCTCCAGTCACAGAGCAGGTAACAAATGCGGGTAAACCACGGTTAAAAGATAATTATTTCTGACGACTTCTGTCGGCCATTTTTAATCTTATCTGTTTATGTTGGTCAATATTTGTCTTTCTATTGTTACCGCGCAAACTAACGAGTATATGACAACCCAACAAATTGGAGGCAAACACTTCTCGTGGGGCCACCAGTCTCTCCAATCATGGGGCAGGTGAACAATGTTAGTAAACATTGATAGCTACGTAGCCTTTTCGGCAACATAATTAAGCGTGTACGCCATCTGACTACTGAGTACATGACAACCCTTCCGGTGGGGCCATTGGGGTTTCCAATAATAGGACAGGTAGATAATGTTGGTAATGATCGATGCATAGGAAGCCTTTTCGGAAATATAATTAGTTACGGCATCTCGGCCTCATCTCTTCTGAGCCGTCACGCT
It encodes the following:
- the LOC135584018 gene encoding uncharacterized protein LOC135584018, which gives rise to MFPISSDLHTGSNQSKQDDKLCCRLLFKERSVANPSFRVYYGVASGAVPFQWESQPGTPKHVSSTAALPPLTPPPSYFYTPRSKSSMKSCKSSFIRAMLPKLSLRKVHISPSSSLPSSSSSLSPLSYFSAVGYGEEPEDGPPESTLCFGMRRRAAPVKKALLSVVGHGCGRRTAA